A single genomic interval of Chloroflexota bacterium harbors:
- a CDS encoding LLM class flavin-dependent oxidoreductase: protein MHIGLSGWQREAAGDDHQGLLRLFQRADTLGFDSVWLAEYHFRRSGLPYPSPLLLAAATFAVTERLRVGTGVVLLPQHHPLLLAEALAQLDRQGNGRLDVGIGRGNDDAALRAIGVDPASKHERFVAAYELLVRAWTHGRVASADGPWQFGETEVGPPPTQQPHPPLYIAGASHETIQFAVERGLPHLFSLEPPEDRQLQRWQEVVGPGQPLVELGRSSLARYLFIGRTEEEAFERLDRALLPILRRRRSQPVDVTDREAVARARANLVARQAVVGTPDQCVEQIQAIAREIGTGHLRLTINALGGLGMLDTLEQLELFGREALAACREIVPTEGVRAVHVGG from the coding sequence ATGCACATTGGATTGAGCGGCTGGCAGCGCGAGGCGGCCGGCGACGACCACCAGGGGCTGCTGCGCCTCTTCCAGCGCGCCGACACCCTGGGCTTCGACTCGGTCTGGCTTGCCGAGTACCACTTTCGACGGTCTGGGTTGCCGTACCCGTCGCCGCTGCTGCTGGCGGCGGCCACCTTCGCCGTCACCGAGCGGCTGCGGGTGGGCACTGGGGTCGTGCTGCTGCCGCAGCATCATCCGCTGCTGCTGGCCGAAGCGCTGGCGCAGCTCGACCGACAGGGTAACGGCCGGCTCGACGTGGGCATCGGGCGCGGCAACGACGACGCGGCGCTGCGGGCCATCGGCGTCGATCCTGCCAGCAAGCACGAGCGCTTCGTGGCGGCCTACGAGCTGCTGGTGCGGGCCTGGACACACGGCCGCGTGGCTTCGGCGGATGGCCCCTGGCAGTTTGGCGAGACGGAGGTCGGTCCGCCACCCACGCAGCAGCCGCATCCGCCCCTCTACATTGCCGGCGCGAGCCACGAGACGATCCAGTTCGCCGTCGAGCGGGGGCTGCCGCACCTGTTCAGCCTGGAGCCGCCGGAGGATCGACAGCTCCAGCGCTGGCAGGAGGTTGTCGGACCCGGCCAGCCGCTGGTGGAGCTGGGACGGTCGTCGCTGGCGCGCTACCTCTTCATCGGACGTACGGAGGAGGAGGCGTTCGAGCGGCTCGACCGCGCGCTGCTCCCGATCCTGCGTCGGCGTCGCTCCCAGCCAGTTGACGTGACGGATCGGGAGGCCGTGGCGAGGGCGCGCGCCAACCTGGTCGCCCGGCAGGCGGTCGTCGGCACGCCCGACCAGTGCGTCGAGCAGATCCAGGCGATTGCCCGCGAGATCGGGACGGGCCACCTGCGGCTCACGATCAATGCGCTTGGCGGCCTGGGGATGCTAGACACGCTGGAGCAGCTCGAGCTGTTCGGGCGGGAGGCCCTCGCTGCCTGCCGCGAGATCGTGCCTACCGAGGGCGTGCGGGCGGTCCACGTGGGCGGTTGA
- a CDS encoding CoA transferase subunit A produces MSDKRRTLAEAVASIPDGSTLALGGNTLHRAPAAAVHELIRQHKRGLHLVKTAGAYDVDLLCGLGCATAVSAGFVGYETVFGLAPLYRRAVEGGTVEAREHACYTIIAGLRAASQGVPFMPLNGLQGSDLVELRGFKSVRDPYAGEDVLVVPAIVPDVALIHVQAADASGDCRILGSQFEDVLMARAARRVIVTAERVVTRDELAADPAHTAIPGFLVDTVVEAPRGAWPTSCAGLYDYDEAFIGELLAHAGDPAGLRAFVEARLLAEATPA; encoded by the coding sequence ATGTCCGACAAGCGACGCACGCTCGCCGAGGCCGTCGCCTCGATCCCTGACGGCAGCACGCTGGCGCTCGGCGGCAACACGCTGCACCGCGCGCCGGCCGCCGCCGTCCACGAGCTGATTCGGCAGCACAAGCGCGGCCTGCACCTCGTCAAGACGGCCGGGGCGTATGACGTGGATCTGCTGTGCGGCCTGGGGTGTGCCACCGCTGTCTCGGCCGGGTTCGTGGGGTATGAGACGGTGTTCGGGCTGGCCCCGCTCTACCGCCGCGCTGTCGAGGGTGGGACTGTCGAGGCCCGCGAGCACGCCTGCTACACGATCATCGCCGGGCTGCGGGCGGCGAGCCAGGGCGTTCCGTTCATGCCGCTCAACGGCTTGCAAGGGTCGGACCTCGTCGAGCTACGTGGGTTCAAGTCCGTGCGAGATCCGTATGCGGGCGAGGATGTGCTGGTCGTCCCTGCCATCGTGCCCGACGTCGCCCTGATTCACGTCCAGGCAGCAGATGCGAGTGGAGATTGCCGGATCCTCGGATCGCAATTCGAAGACGTGCTGATGGCGCGAGCCGCCCGGCGCGTCATCGTCACCGCCGAGCGCGTCGTCACGCGGGATGAGCTGGCCGCCGATCCGGCCCACACCGCGATCCCCGGATTCCTGGTGGATACGGTGGTGGAAGCGCCGCGCGGCGCGTGGCCGACCTCGTGCGCGGGCCTCTACGACTACGATGAGGCGTTCATCGGCGAGCTGCTGGCCCACGCGGGCGACCCGGCCGGCCTTCGGGCGTTCGTCGAGGCGAGATTGCTGGCTGAGGCGACGCCCGCATGA